A DNA window from Flavisolibacter ginsenosidimutans contains the following coding sequences:
- the aroQ gene encoding type II 3-dehydroquinate dehydratase — MKIAIINGPNLNLLGKRETDIYGNKPFENYFDELKAKYPQVDFTYYQSNVEGELINEIQRIGFDFDGIIFNPGGYTHTSVAIGDAIAAVKAPVIEVHISNVHAREEFRKLSHVSGKSVGSIFGLGLKGYELALQWFLNH; from the coding sequence ATGAAAATTGCCATCATCAACGGACCAAACCTGAATCTTCTGGGAAAAAGAGAAACGGATATTTACGGCAACAAGCCGTTTGAAAATTATTTTGACGAACTCAAAGCAAAATACCCGCAAGTTGATTTCACCTATTACCAAAGCAACGTGGAAGGCGAATTGATCAACGAAATTCAACGGATAGGTTTTGACTTTGACGGCATCATCTTCAATCCCGGTGGTTATACGCATACTTCTGTTGCCATCGGTGATGCGATAGCGGCCGTTAAAGCGCCAGTAATTGAAGTACACATTTCAAACGTTCACGCAAGGGAAGAATTTCGAAAGCTTTCCCACGTTTCAGGCAAATCGGTGGGGAGCATTTTTGGTTTGGGATTGAAAGGATACGAGTTGGCGCTGCAGTGGTTCTTAAACCACTGA
- a CDS encoding FUSC family membrane protein, producing MNLKDPLNSANVNVTEVRHFFYTQAFADGIRITFAILLPALLGSYLGYFDVGLTVALGAMVVSLTDSPGPIIHKRNGLMAAAAATFLVAVLTGLVHANPYLLGAEITLVTFFFSMFVVYGARATSVGNTGILVMILTMDRKMELENVLPHALLILAGAVFYLLFSLALYRLRPYRNGQRALGDCIREIASYLSIKADFYNTSSNLEENYNRMVAQQIVVNEKQDLVRELFFKTRQIVQESTNHGRKLVFTFVETVDLFEDITAAYYDYRSLRNLFGNSGALDIIHESLKKIVVEINAVGVAIQSNASFRKGFDYDEEVKRIKTEIDAITVDGRDSKLVLRKIVVNIRNLLTDLSNIEQYFETGIKRKRSGVDHSHFISHQSLDPKIFWNNLNFESSGFRHAIRVCLASMIGYLITQIFHYGAHSYWILLTIAFMLKPAFSLTKERNIQRIVGTVGGGIIGVALLLLVENKTALFVLMVLCMIGTYSFMRINYLVMVMFTTPYVLILFAFLGTAFKQVAGERLLDTVIGCAIAFPMSYWLFPAWESQQLKINMRGIVKANALYLQKIIQALLGEKISVLEYKVARREVYLNSANLSAAFQRMLSEPKSKQGPRSQMHQFVVLNHILFSNIATIATALLAKEPRVHSAELIQVAKKTYAKLEESFKKFGDEEELPKLRDLPLTEATVSADDELMKEQLNFIYSVSKDIDKITASVV from the coding sequence ATGAATCTTAAAGACCCGCTGAACAGTGCAAACGTGAACGTGACCGAAGTGCGTCATTTTTTTTACACCCAGGCTTTTGCCGACGGCATCAGGATCACGTTTGCCATTTTGCTGCCGGCGCTGTTGGGCTCTTACCTTGGTTATTTTGACGTGGGCCTCACCGTAGCGCTGGGCGCTATGGTGGTAAGCCTTACCGATTCGCCGGGGCCCATCATTCACAAGCGCAACGGCTTGATGGCGGCAGCGGCTGCTACTTTTCTTGTAGCGGTTCTTACAGGGCTTGTTCATGCCAATCCTTATTTGCTTGGGGCAGAAATTACGTTGGTTACCTTTTTCTTTTCGATGTTTGTTGTATACGGTGCAAGGGCAACATCGGTGGGCAACACGGGCATTCTCGTTATGATCCTCACCATGGACAGAAAAATGGAATTGGAAAATGTTCTGCCTCATGCTTTGCTCATTCTTGCCGGCGCGGTTTTTTATCTCTTGTTCAGCCTTGCTCTTTACCGGCTGCGGCCCTACCGTAACGGGCAAAGAGCCTTGGGCGATTGCATCCGCGAGATTGCTTCTTATCTTTCTATCAAAGCTGATTTTTATAATACATCTTCCAATTTAGAAGAAAATTACAACCGCATGGTGGCGCAGCAGATTGTAGTGAACGAAAAGCAGGACCTGGTGCGTGAACTGTTTTTTAAAACGAGGCAAATTGTGCAGGAGTCAACAAACCACGGGCGGAAACTGGTGTTTACGTTCGTTGAAACCGTTGACTTGTTTGAAGACATCACGGCGGCTTATTACGACTACCGTTCGTTGCGGAATTTGTTTGGCAACAGCGGTGCGCTGGACATCATTCACGAAAGCCTGAAAAAAATTGTGGTTGAGATAAACGCCGTGGGGGTCGCCATTCAAAGCAACGCTTCGTTTAGAAAAGGATTTGATTACGACGAAGAAGTCAAACGCATAAAAACGGAGATTGACGCCATAACGGTTGACGGCAGAGACAGCAAATTGGTGCTTCGAAAAATCGTTGTCAACATTCGCAACCTGCTCACCGATTTGTCCAACATTGAACAGTATTTTGAAACCGGCATAAAACGCAAACGCAGCGGCGTTGACCACTCGCATTTCATCTCGCACCAATCGCTTGACCCGAAAATTTTTTGGAACAATTTAAACTTCGAATCTTCGGGATTTCGTCACGCCATCCGCGTGTGTCTGGCAAGTATGATTGGTTATCTCATCACCCAAATTTTTCATTACGGCGCCCACAGTTATTGGATTTTGCTCACCATTGCTTTCATGCTGAAGCCGGCCTTCAGCTTAACCAAAGAAAGGAACATCCAGCGCATCGTGGGCACGGTAGGCGGCGGCATTATTGGCGTTGCCTTGCTGCTGCTGGTGGAAAATAAGACGGCGCTGTTCGTCCTGATGGTTTTGTGCATGATTGGTACGTATTCGTTTATGCGCATTAATTATTTGGTGATGGTGATGTTTACCACGCCTTACGTTCTCATTCTTTTTGCCTTTCTGGGAACGGCATTTAAACAAGTGGCCGGCGAACGCCTACTTGATACAGTGATCGGCTGCGCAATTGCCTTTCCCATGAGTTATTGGCTGTTTCCGGCCTGGGAATCGCAACAGTTAAAAATAAACATGCGGGGCATTGTAAAAGCCAATGCCTTGTACCTGCAAAAGATCATTCAGGCCTTGTTGGGCGAGAAGATCAGCGTGCTGGAATACAAAGTGGCGCGAAGAGAAGTTTACCTGAATTCGGCCAATCTCTCCGCAGCTTTTCAGCGCATGTTGTCCGAACCAAAAAGCAAGCAAGGGCCACGGTCGCAGATGCACCAGTTTGTGGTGCTCAACCACATTTTGTTTTCAAACATTGCAACTATCGCAACGGCTTTGCTGGCAAAAGAACCAAGAGTGCATTCGGCAGAGTTAATACAAGTGGCAAAGAAGACTTACGCGAAGCTGGAGGAAAGTTTTAAAAAGTTTGGCGATGAAGAGGAGTTGCCGAAATTAAGAGACTTGCCTTTAACGGAAGCTACTGTTTCTGCCGACGACGAGTTGATGAAAGAGCAACTGAATTTTATTTACAGTGTGAGCAAGGACATTGACAAGATTACGGCATCAGTGGTTTAA
- a CDS encoding acetyl-CoA hydrolase/transferase family protein → MKVPVNYQAAEEALSIIQSGDRVFIQGSAQTPTCLLRALAKQANRLNDVELVFITVYGDIYVDKPEFSKSFKVNSLFVSASIREAVKEGRADYVPVFLSEIPNLFTQGILPIDVALVQVSPPDNHGYCSLGVSVDVARSAVNTAKYVIAQVNPNVPRTHGDGLIHSSRFYAMVECNEPLYEAHFGEKVGPDELRIGEYVASLIEDRSTLQMGIGSIPDAVLKCLTNHKDLGMHTEMFSDGVVDLFERDIINNKYKKIHPNKGVSGFALGTRRMYDYVNDNPAFQFLDIDYVNDPHVIRRNNKMVAINSAVEIDITGQVCSDSIGTYQYSGVGGQMDFMRGAALSEGGKPIIALPSRTAKGVPRIVPFLKHGAGVVTTRAHVHYVVTEYGIAYLYGKNLRQRAKALINISHPDDRETLEKACFERFKVF, encoded by the coding sequence ATGAAAGTTCCCGTTAACTATCAAGCAGCAGAAGAGGCCCTTTCCATTATTCAGTCCGGTGACCGTGTGTTCATCCAAGGCAGTGCACAAACACCCACTTGTTTGTTGCGGGCACTGGCAAAACAAGCGAACCGCCTTAACGACGTTGAGCTGGTCTTCATCACCGTGTACGGTGATATTTATGTAGACAAGCCCGAATTCAGCAAAAGCTTCAAAGTAAACTCGCTCTTTGTTTCGGCTTCCATTCGCGAAGCGGTAAAAGAAGGCCGCGCCGACTACGTGCCGGTTTTCTTGAGCGAGATTCCCAATCTCTTCACGCAAGGAATTCTGCCCATTGATGTAGCATTGGTTCAGGTATCTCCACCGGACAATCATGGTTATTGTTCACTCGGCGTTTCGGTTGACGTGGCCCGCTCCGCAGTGAACACAGCCAAGTATGTCATTGCGCAAGTAAACCCAAACGTGCCCCGCACACACGGGGATGGACTCATTCACAGCAGCCGTTTTTACGCGATGGTGGAATGCAATGAACCTTTGTACGAAGCACACTTCGGAGAAAAAGTTGGTCCTGATGAATTGCGCATTGGCGAATACGTGGCCAGTTTGATTGAAGACCGCAGCACCTTGCAAATGGGCATTGGCTCCATTCCCGATGCCGTACTTAAATGTCTCACCAATCACAAAGATTTGGGCATGCACACCGAAATGTTCAGCGACGGTGTGGTTGATCTTTTTGAACGGGACATCATTAACAACAAATACAAAAAGATTCACCCAAACAAAGGCGTGAGCGGCTTTGCCCTCGGCACGCGGCGCATGTATGATTACGTGAACGACAACCCGGCCTTTCAGTTCCTCGATATTGATTACGTGAACGACCCGCACGTCATTCGGCGCAACAACAAAATGGTGGCCATCAACAGCGCCGTGGAGATTGACATTACTGGCCAGGTATGTTCCGATTCCATTGGCACTTACCAATATTCAGGTGTGGGCGGGCAAATGGATTTTATGCGCGGCGCGGCTCTTAGTGAAGGCGGTAAGCCAATCATTGCGCTTCCATCCCGCACGGCCAAAGGCGTTCCGCGTATTGTGCCATTTTTAAAGCACGGCGCCGGTGTGGTGACAACACGAGCACACGTGCATTACGTGGTTACGGAATACGGCATTGCTTATTTGTACGGAAAGAATTTGCGCCAGCGGGCAAAGGCTTTGATCAACATTTCGCATCCCGATGACCGGGAAACATTGGAGAAGGCTTGCTTTGAGCGGTTCAAAGTGTTTTAA